One window from the genome of Cryptomeria japonica chromosome 6, Sugi_1.0, whole genome shotgun sequence encodes:
- the LOC131072860 gene encoding protein STAY-GREEN homolog, chloroplastic, with translation MWAQSASKSVNETNAYGSLSAVYIPLKISTVLARKKRAAQIGVRRLKLFSSSVCLHLGGTPVMKDYAASPPQRKIKDKPSSPEYMSNLVARLFGPAIFEASKLNVLFLGVDEEKPLPRTYTLTHSDITAHLTLAISQTINKAQLQGWYSRLQRDEVVAEWRKDQGKMSLHVHCHISGGHWLLNVMARLRFSIFHKELPVVLEAFRHGDEALFKSCPELEEALVWVYFHSNVEEYNRVECWGPLVEAANVVKQRKWARKGQEDVLIHVNAAIHR, from the exons ATGTGGGCTCAAAGTGCATCCAAGTCTGTAAATGAGACCAATGCTTATGGATCTCTCAGTGCTGTTTATATTCCCCTCAAGATTAGTACGGTTTTGGCAAGAAAAAAAAGAGCTGCCCAAATCGGGGTAAGAAGATTAAAGCTGTTCAGTTCATCTGTATGCCTTCACCTTGGTGGTACACCAGTCATGAAGGATTATGCAGCGTCTCCAccacagaggaagatcaaggacaAGCCTAGCTCACCCGAATATATGAGTAATCTG GTAGCAAGATTATTTGGGCCTGCAATATTTGAAGCTTCCAAGCTGAATGTGCTGTTTTTAGGGGTGGATGAAGAGAAGCCTCTCCCAAGAACTTACACTCTAACACACAGTGATATCACTGCTCACTTAACATTGGCAATTTCTCAAACCATCAACAAAGCACAG TTACAAGGCTGGTATAGCAGATTGCAGAGAGATGAAGTGGTAGCAGAATGGAGAAAAGATCAAGGCAAAATGTCATTGCATGTACATTGCCATATCAGTGGGGGACATTGGCTTCTTAATGTTATGGCCAGGCTTAGATTTTCCATATTTCACAAGGAGTTGCCAGTG GTTTTGGAAGCTTTCAGGCATGGAGATGAAGCACTTTTCAAAAGCTGTCCAG AGTTGGAGGAGGCATTGGTTTGGGTGTACTTCCATTCAAATGTAGAGGAATACAATCGTGTGGAATGTTGGGGTCCACTGGTTGAGGCAGCCAACGT GGTAAAGCAAAGGAAATGGGCAAGGAAAGGCCAAGAAGATGTCCTTATCCATGTGAATGCTGCTATCCACCGCTGA